A window of Methylocaldum szegediense genomic DNA:
AGGCTTTTTGAGTGTAGACATGACGGTGTTTTTCGCAATCTCGAGAACACGAGCCATATCTCGGATATCACTGCCATGATCAGCGCCAAAATTTCGAACAAATCCAAAGGCGGCTCTCCGCGAATCCGAAATTATGTTCCAGCGGCGTCAAAGGTAGCCCGGAGGCGATGGCGACCACTGCCCGCGAAGTCATGAAGATCAGGGATGCGGGCGGCTATCGATATGGGAATGCCAGTTCGTGACGGAGATGCAGGGTGACTTACTCGTGGTCGCCGCCGATGATTTTCTCCTCCACGCCCCTCTGCAGCAGGCGCGTCAGGGCTTAGCCCGCGTCGGGTTTAGGCGGATCGAAAAAGACGGCAAACCCGGCGAAGCCCAGCTGACTCTCGTCGCTCACGACAGCATGCCGATCGCCCTCTGCCGACGTCTCGAGAAGCGACGGCCAGCACGGGAAATCCTTGCTCGCTCAATCCGGCGAACCGCGCCGCGACCAGACTACGGGCGGCCTCGTCCAGAGGCTGGGCGGTTCCACGATTGTTGGATAGGAAGGAGGTGGACAGATTCGGTCGGAGTGCTGTCATACCGAACCCCTGCCAAGCCTGACACACGCCCCCAGGCTCATGCGGCGGGTCGCCGTGCCCGCCTATATTAGGCCGGTCTAATCAACTAGAGTGCCTTTTTTGATCCAACCAGAACATCGGCGCATAGTCCCGGAGCGCCCGATCAGTCGATCGTCACGGGATCGCCTATACACTCTTCCCGTCCGACACAAAGCCGTAGAGCGAGTTTAAAAACGCTCTATGCTCAAAACTCTGCAGCGCATTCCTGAACAAGCACCTCTGAATCAGCACCGGACCGTGGGGCAGCACAGCACCAGCCAAGGCTGAACTTTGAGACGAAACCCCAGTCATCCATGCAAAGGGAATTTCTTCGGAACGGCTTACGCCGCTTGAATACCGCCTTGCGGTCACTGAGGGAACAACCATGGGCTGGCATCTCGGCTTCGGTAGGCTGCCGACGGTTCTGCTGATTCTTTCTGCGTTTGCGACCGGATGCATCAAGGTCGGCCCGGATTACGCCCAACCTCCCGTGGACACGGCGGCGAACTGGCTGGACGCGCAGGACCCGAGGCTGAAGACGAACGCCATGGAGCAGAGGAACTGGTGGAAGGTCTTTAACGATCCCGTCCTCGACCGGCTGATCGACGCCGCTTATCGTCAGAATCTGCCCTTGCGCGTGGCCGGAATACGCGTCTTGGAAGCCCGAGCCCAACTCGGCATCGTGGTGGGCGAGTTGTATCCCCAAGTGCAGCAGGCATTCGGTGCCTTGCAATACAATCGGCTCAGCGAAAGGGCTGTACAGGGGGCCTTCTCCCGAATATTCAACTACACCCAATCGCAGATCGGCCTGACCGCCAGTTGGGAACTGGATTTCTGGGGCCGGTTCCGACGGGCGGTGGAATCCGCCGATTACACCCTACTCGCCAGCTTGGCGGATTACGACAATACGCTTGTCAGCCTGACCGCCGATGTGGCGCTCGCCTATATCCTGATCCGCACCGCCGAAAAGCGGCTGGAAATCGCCCGGCGCAACCTGGAAACGCAACGGGAAAGCCTACGCATCGCGGAAGCGAGGTTCCGGGGCGGCACGACCTCGCAACGGGACGTGGAGCAGGCCCGAACCGTATTGGCGAGTACCGAAGCCATGATTCCCGCTCTGGACATCACCTTGCGCCAGAGCACCAATGCCTTGAGTGTCTTGTTGGGAATGCCCCCTACGGATTTGACCGAATGGCTGGCGGGCGGTCCGTCGGGTATTCCGGTAGCACCGCCCGTGGTCGCCGTGGGCATTCCTGCCGAACTGTTACGGCGGCGCCCCGATATCCGATTGGCTGAACTCCAGGCCGCCGCCCAGTCGGCCCAGATCGGCGTGGCCAAGGCCGATCTTTATCCGGCCTTTTCCCTGACCGGCCAGTTCGGATTTTTGGCTGCCGACGTAGGTAAGGCATCTCTTTCGGACATGTTCGATTGGCGGAGCCGGTTCGGATCGATTGGGCCAACGGTGCGCTGGAATATCCTCAACTACGGGCAGATCACCAATCGCGTGCGGATGGAGGACGCCCGCCTACAGGAATTGCTGATCCAGTACCAGAACGCGGTCCTGACCGCGCAGCGGGAAGTGGAGGACAATCTCATCGCATTTCTGAAGTCCGGGGACCGAGCCCGGTTCTTGGCGGAGAGCACCGAGGCCGCGCTGCGCTCGCTGGACCTGGCAGTGCTGCAATACCGGCAGGGCATTACCGATTTCACCACCGTGCTGACGGCGCAGCAGGCCCTCTTGAACGAACAGGACAATCTCGCCAACACCTTGGGAGACATCGCGCGCAGCCTGGTCGGGGTGTATCGGGCGCTGGGCGGCGGCTGGGAGATCCGCGAGGGGCAAGACGTGGTGCCCGAATCGGTCAAGCGGGTCATGGCGGAGCGGACCGATTGGGGCAGAATGCTGTCCCCGGCGTTTTACCTGCCGCCCCCGGAACCGAAGCCGCTGGTACGGCCCCCGGATTGGTAGGCGTCAACCCTGAAGTCCACAGTTGTCGCGGCTGTAGGTACGAAGGCATTCCCACCCTCGAGGCGATCCCAGGGCGATGAAAAAACGAAAATCGATTCGCCAACCTAGAGATCTTGGCCTGGTCGTGGCCGGGGCGATGTTGTTGACGATTCTCACTTTTACCTTTGGATGCGGCGACC
This region includes:
- a CDS encoding efflux transporter outer membrane subunit, with product MGWHLGFGRLPTVLLILSAFATGCIKVGPDYAQPPVDTAANWLDAQDPRLKTNAMEQRNWWKVFNDPVLDRLIDAAYRQNLPLRVAGIRVLEARAQLGIVVGELYPQVQQAFGALQYNRLSERAVQGAFSRIFNYTQSQIGLTASWELDFWGRFRRAVESADYTLLASLADYDNTLVSLTADVALAYILIRTAEKRLEIARRNLETQRESLRIAEARFRGGTTSQRDVEQARTVLASTEAMIPALDITLRQSTNALSVLLGMPPTDLTEWLAGGPSGIPVAPPVVAVGIPAELLRRRPDIRLAELQAAAQSAQIGVAKADLYPAFSLTGQFGFLAADVGKASLSDMFDWRSRFGSIGPTVRWNILNYGQITNRVRMEDARLQELLIQYQNAVLTAQREVEDNLIAFLKSGDRARFLAESTEAALRSLDLAVLQYRQGITDFTTVLTAQQALLNEQDNLANTLGDIARSLVGVYRALGGGWEIREGQDVVPESVKRVMAERTDWGRMLSPAFYLPPPEPKPLVRPPDW